A window of Deltaproteobacteria bacterium contains these coding sequences:
- a CDS encoding 2-hydroxyacyl-CoA dehydratase, with protein sequence YEVDGVIHFSHWGCRQSCGGASVLADVLKDQGIPCLILHGDGGDPSNYSPEQTRTRLEAFVEMLDGR encoded by the coding sequence CTATGAGGTGGATGGGGTAATCCACTTCTCTCACTGGGGATGTCGCCAGAGCTGCGGGGGTGCGAGCGTGCTGGCCGACGTTCTGAAGGATCAGGGCATCCCCTGTCTGATCCTCCACGGAGACGGTGGCGATCCTTCCAACTATTCTCCAGAGCAGACCCGGACCCGTCTGGAGGCCTTCGTGGAAATGTTGGATGGGAGGTAG